GAGGGTTGGAAGCACCAAAAACCgaagcagaagcccaaacaaacatggcCTTAGAAATTAGAACAAGGTAGAGGCATTAGATAGACTTGCCTCGAAAATGTAGCACCACGTGATTGAGTTTTCAGCATCACCGAATGAAGGGTTGGCGGTTGATTGGTTAGTTCGAAGCATGGGTGATAATAGAAAATCACAGGGGATGATGTTTAGGGCATGACAGGCACGACCCCACGTACGTGCACGCCATAACCTCAGCTCAAGCACGGTTGCGTGACTGGTCAAACGGACGTAGCCCAGTCATGCACTTGGCCATCTCTCCGAACAGTCACGCTGTATGAATTAGGAATTCTAGAAGGGATTGGTGCAGCTAATACAGCAATCCTTCTGGACTATGGTCCATGGAACAGTTGCTATGTGTCTGAGGAATAAACCAGGTGCTCATCTTAAGTTggtgtttctttcttttttctcaaacaCTCATGAGAgcatgtcattttcattagaaGAAAACACCAAGATGGTGCTGGCCTTAGAATTCGGAAAAacggcaaagaaaagaaaagtaaaacAGCACAGCTTAGCCAACCTATCAAACAACAAGGAAGagcagaaaacaaaaaggaaacttATACAGCTAGACTACTGCCATCCATGCTAGGGATCTGCGGGCTTTGAATGCTGAGACAACCTGTGCAAAGCCTTGCACCAGGTGGGCATCAAAGCTGGGCTTCCGTAGGATAACATCGACCAACGCCAGGGCGTCCGGAGTAGCTCCATCGAACGTGCAGATCCGGGTACCTTAAGTTGCTGCATTTTGCTGGATTCCTATATAGATTGTTTGGTTCCGCCTAGGCAAATACCATTCAGGTTGAAGCAGCTCTTACCTCCTTCTATGCTACGATAGTTGTGCAATATTTTATATTCCATTGTCATATTTGTTATGGTCTTTGGAGGACATATTTTTTACCAAAACAATCTTGAGTTGTACCTGTACCCCATGAATTTTCTTCATGTACAAGAATGTATTTCAGTTCTCTTGTAACATGACATTCTTCTTTCTAGGCACATTCTGGCATATTCGCCCACTACTCTCGTCCAAATTTTGTACTTATCTCTGTAGAAATCTTTTCCTCTTTTGACGGTGTAGCTTATGGCATTGCAGCTGTTGACTACAATGTGCATGAAGCCAAAATGTACTAGGTTTCCCATTGATCACGCTACTGCTCCTGTGCACACAGAAGATGAAATTCCTGAGCCAAACACGACGGTTATTGCTAGTGAAGAGATAGGTACAGTCCAGGAAGTCGCTCCACAACAGAAGAGTGCAATAATACATGACTTCTGTCTCGGGATTCCTTTTGGTATGATTTCAACTTTCTTGCTTCATTACTTGAGTCTTAAAAGTAACCTGGTTATTTTGTCTTAGCCCTCCTTTCTCTCAGTAGATATGTCAGTATGTCACATACTTCTTTGTAATATACTACTACATCATGTTTTTTGAAAGCTGGCTAAATGCTCTTATATTATGTTATCCTTGTATGATGCCTCATTGGTCATTTGCCTGATCTTGGCccatttggatttttttttatactgATTACAACTTCCTTAATTCAGGCGGATTCTTATTTTCCATGGGCCTTGTTGGATTTCTATTTTGGAGGAGTCCTGTAAGTCTTACTTTTGGTGTTGCACCTGGCCTTGCTATATTGGCACTTGCTGTGCTTAGTCTCAAGGGTTGGAGGAGTGGAAAATCCAGCTTGCCATTCATACTGGCACAAGCAGGTATTTTAATTTCCTCATCATCCTAACAAATTCCAGTTAACAAAGGCATGCATGTCTGAACAGTCAATAGTGATAATTGTATAAATACTTTATCCTGGACCCCGGTAATCTGCTACTAAACGCCAAGAACCAAATGTGGACAACCTATGCTAATTAACCTGCTCTGCCATCATTTTcagctgttgctgctgcagtaGCATGGAAGCATTGTCAGGCATACACCACGGTAAGTGACACTATcacttacaaaaaaaaaactaatgaaTCTTATTCTGATTAGTTGACTGTTGTCGCAGACGAAGAAGCTGCTTC
This is a stretch of genomic DNA from Brachypodium distachyon strain Bd21 chromosome 1, Brachypodium_distachyon_v3.0, whole genome shotgun sequence. It encodes these proteins:
- the LOC100846383 gene encoding protein FATTY ACID EXPORT 1, chloroplastic; translation: MAAAQLRGSAAPGTARRWPAPCGAILRFAPLSTSRIPAASLHRVGAFHGLSASVAPKLLTTMCMKPKCTRFPIDHATAPVHTEDEIPEPNTTVIASEEIGTVQEVAPQQKSAIIHDFCLGIPFGGFLFSMGLVGFLFWRSPVSLTFGVAPGLAILALAVLSLKGWRSGKSSLPFILAQAAVAAAVAWKHCQAYTTTKKLLPWGFYAALSAAMICFYSYVLLAGGNPPPKKKAATVI